One segment of Rhodopirellula baltica SH 1 DNA contains the following:
- a CDS encoding right-handed parallel beta-helix repeat-containing protein, translated as MKTTACLLFALLTMSNIAHSDWKLYVASGAVAGGDGSESRPFRSLTEARDEIRRRRLDHADEAARVIVGDGRYEITQPLTFEFGDGNVIYEAAAGTSPVISGGRRITSQWTEGEGGIWTTQLPPEWRFEQMWVNEKRAARAREPDAFFHYIVSCQEQLIDDGKRAQQTMTVRPEDVASLEGLSSEEIRQVQILAFHKWDTTRRFLDRADVKQGQLVISGQKMKSWNPLTRHTGYLLENYAAALDEPGEFYLAPGGQLSYLPRDGESMDDADFTIPVCDKLVVIRGDSGNDQFVDGLEFRGIAFRHCGMLTPRAGFDPSQAASPIEAAVQIDGTKNVVFDHCEVGYTGGYGIWFRKGCSVGVLRHSFVHDLGAGGVRVGETRIASNELERTHDIAVDNNIVYDAGHLFPCAVGVWIGNSADNAVTHNEIADMYYTGISVGWRWGYGQSLATGNRIENNHIHHLGKGWLSDMGGIYTLGQSPGTVLRGNRIHDIESWGYGGWGLYNDEGSTGILLENNLVYRTKSGGYHQHYGRENVIRNNVFAFGREYQIRRSRVEKHLSFTYQQNIVLWDSEKLFHGNWGDDGVEIGGNVYWRMGKPVDLGNADTSGRSLIADPLFVDPLNDDFRFADTSVAKKIGFQPFDVSKAGVYGDAAWKEQAKMLPMPTMRQAPDPPPLAF; from the coding sequence ATGAAGACGACTGCCTGTCTGCTGTTTGCCCTCCTGACCATGTCGAACATCGCTCACAGCGATTGGAAGTTGTACGTCGCCTCCGGTGCGGTTGCCGGTGGTGACGGAAGTGAGAGCCGCCCGTTTCGATCCCTGACGGAAGCTCGTGACGAAATCCGCCGGCGTCGGCTGGACCATGCCGATGAAGCCGCTCGAGTCATTGTGGGAGACGGCCGCTATGAAATCACTCAGCCGCTGACTTTCGAATTCGGTGATGGCAATGTGATCTACGAAGCCGCAGCAGGGACTTCTCCAGTCATCTCAGGAGGTCGCCGCATCACGTCCCAGTGGACCGAGGGCGAAGGAGGGATTTGGACGACGCAACTCCCACCGGAATGGCGGTTCGAACAGATGTGGGTCAACGAGAAACGCGCAGCGAGAGCACGCGAACCCGACGCCTTCTTTCACTACATCGTGAGTTGCCAGGAACAATTGATCGACGACGGGAAACGCGCCCAGCAAACAATGACAGTGCGTCCAGAAGATGTCGCCAGCTTGGAAGGCCTGAGTTCCGAAGAGATTCGCCAAGTCCAAATCCTGGCGTTTCACAAATGGGACACCACTCGCCGTTTTCTCGACCGTGCCGATGTGAAGCAGGGTCAGTTGGTCATCTCGGGGCAAAAGATGAAAAGCTGGAACCCTTTGACCCGTCACACGGGATATCTCCTCGAGAATTATGCCGCTGCACTCGACGAGCCAGGGGAATTCTACTTGGCACCGGGAGGACAGCTCAGCTACCTACCTCGTGACGGTGAATCGATGGACGACGCTGACTTCACCATTCCCGTCTGCGACAAGTTGGTTGTGATCCGAGGAGACTCGGGGAACGATCAGTTTGTTGATGGTCTCGAATTTCGTGGCATCGCGTTTCGTCATTGCGGGATGCTCACCCCGCGGGCTGGCTTTGATCCATCGCAGGCGGCCTCTCCGATTGAAGCTGCAGTGCAAATCGACGGAACTAAGAACGTCGTTTTCGATCACTGCGAGGTCGGCTACACCGGTGGTTATGGGATTTGGTTCCGCAAAGGTTGCTCGGTTGGCGTTCTCAGACACAGCTTCGTGCACGACCTGGGCGCAGGTGGAGTGCGCGTCGGTGAAACGAGAATCGCGTCCAATGAATTGGAACGGACCCACGACATCGCGGTTGACAACAACATCGTCTACGACGCCGGGCATCTGTTTCCATGTGCGGTGGGAGTTTGGATTGGCAACAGTGCTGACAACGCGGTGACACACAACGAAATCGCCGACATGTACTACACCGGGATCTCGGTGGGTTGGCGTTGGGGTTACGGTCAAAGCTTGGCAACTGGCAATCGAATCGAAAACAACCACATACACCATCTCGGCAAAGGCTGGCTCAGTGACATGGGCGGCATCTACACGCTGGGGCAGTCGCCGGGCACTGTGCTCCGAGGAAACCGAATCCACGACATCGAGTCATGGGGATACGGGGGATGGGGGCTGTACAATGACGAAGGCAGCACCGGCATTTTGCTAGAAAACAATCTTGTCTATCGCACCAAATCTGGAGGGTATCACCAACACTACGGTCGTGAAAATGTGATCCGCAACAATGTCTTTGCTTTCGGACGTGAGTATCAGATTCGGCGTAGTCGAGTTGAAAAGCATCTTTCGTTCACATACCAGCAGAACATCGTTCTATGGGACTCAGAGAAACTGTTTCATGGCAACTGGGGTGACGATGGCGTTGAAATTGGTGGCAACGTCTATTGGCGGATGGGAAAACCGGTCGACTTGGGCAACGCCGACACGAGCGGACGTTCGCTCATTGCTGATCCGCTGTTCGTGGATCCATTGAACGACGACTTCCGATTTGCGGATACGTCGGTCGCGAAGAAGATCGGCTTCCAACCATTCGACGTTTCAAAAGCAGGCGTCTATGGTGACGCAGCCTGGAAAGAACAAGCCAAGATGCTTCCGATGCCGACGATGCGTCAGGCTCCCGATCCGCCGCCACTCGCATTTTGA
- a CDS encoding flagellin yields MTRINTNVSSLVAQNRLASSNNDLQQSLTRLSTGLRINKASEDPAGVLASGALRAEITGLTKAISNTTRASQIISTADSALGQVGNLLNDIRGLVVEAANTGGLSSDEIAANQLQIDSSLEAINRISQTTTFQGRKLLDGSQDYVSTLSTTPGIADYAIDQANLGTLGSVDVEVNVAAAATKADISVNANAFDPPLDGDAVATSKLATNTYYHAVLNDSGIRITGDFESVQFIDDGSFNSLPAASINDGVLTLRYDSYDQPHSINMSANAINSLPGIEAHWEGGPFENTQQTGVVRPVHAGIEVARSDGGNIAISYTDSDQSATTASYDEQTNTVNIALGTDETSKGFVDIAQLVNDLPALSDGTELTATVIDSDGEETTGPSQRLNLTADDFNTNTANFEPKLNGDLIFELRGSAGSETFQFSDGATALQIAAAVNLVSDSTGVVASTENGLNFTSQEYGSNQSVEIEVIGESDAGTFKSNLSKTRALGSDVEATINGVKAGGSGNNLSINTSTLDLSITVEDGSSSNFSFSITGGGATFQLGPDATSTQQASLGIGSVSTGKLGGSSGRLYELGSGQSKSLTNDVYGAAKVIDEVMHKVVNMRGRLGSFQATTLQSSLVSLNETKANLQEAVSSISDADFAQESANLTRAQILVQSGTNVLSLANQNPRNVLSLLG; encoded by the coding sequence ATGACGCGCATCAACACCAACGTTTCATCGTTGGTCGCTCAGAATCGTCTGGCGTCCAGCAACAATGACCTGCAGCAATCGCTGACGCGATTGTCCACGGGCTTGCGAATCAACAAGGCTTCGGAAGACCCAGCCGGCGTTTTGGCCAGTGGAGCTTTGCGTGCCGAGATCACGGGACTGACCAAAGCGATCAGCAACACGACGCGAGCCAGCCAGATCATCAGCACCGCCGATTCGGCCCTTGGCCAAGTCGGTAACCTTCTCAATGACATCCGTGGCTTGGTTGTCGAAGCGGCCAACACCGGCGGGTTGTCAAGCGATGAGATCGCTGCGAATCAACTGCAGATCGACTCATCGCTCGAGGCCATCAATCGGATCTCTCAAACGACCACCTTTCAAGGTCGCAAACTGCTTGACGGTTCACAGGACTACGTCAGCACGCTTTCAACCACACCCGGGATAGCCGACTACGCGATTGACCAGGCGAATCTTGGAACGCTGGGAAGCGTGGATGTGGAGGTCAACGTCGCGGCGGCTGCAACGAAGGCAGACATTTCCGTCAACGCGAATGCGTTTGATCCACCACTTGATGGTGACGCCGTCGCCACCAGCAAGCTCGCGACGAACACGTACTATCATGCGGTGCTCAACGACAGCGGTATCCGCATCACGGGTGATTTTGAATCGGTCCAATTCATCGACGATGGCAGCTTCAATAGTCTTCCAGCAGCATCGATCAATGACGGCGTTTTGACGCTACGTTATGACTCCTATGATCAGCCACACAGCATCAACATGAGTGCAAACGCGATCAACAGTCTGCCGGGCATCGAAGCTCATTGGGAGGGAGGACCGTTCGAGAATACCCAGCAAACAGGCGTCGTCAGGCCGGTTCACGCCGGCATCGAAGTTGCCCGCAGTGATGGCGGCAACATTGCGATCTCGTATACCGATTCGGATCAATCCGCGACAACGGCGTCCTACGATGAACAGACCAACACGGTCAACATCGCTTTGGGTACCGACGAGACATCTAAAGGGTTCGTCGACATCGCTCAATTGGTCAACGATCTTCCGGCACTTTCCGATGGCACTGAACTGACTGCGACGGTGATCGACAGCGATGGAGAAGAAACCACAGGACCGTCACAACGCCTGAATCTGACCGCAGACGACTTCAATACCAACACCGCCAATTTCGAGCCCAAGCTAAACGGAGATCTCATCTTCGAGCTCAGGGGTAGTGCAGGCAGCGAAACCTTCCAGTTCTCCGACGGCGCGACCGCTCTTCAAATTGCTGCCGCGGTCAACTTGGTCAGCGACTCAACCGGAGTGGTTGCGAGCACTGAAAACGGGCTGAACTTTACCAGCCAAGAATACGGTAGCAACCAGTCCGTCGAAATCGAGGTGATTGGCGAAAGTGATGCCGGCACGTTCAAAAGCAATCTGAGTAAAACCCGTGCACTCGGAAGCGATGTCGAAGCAACCATCAACGGTGTGAAAGCAGGCGGAAGCGGAAACAATCTATCAATCAACACCTCCACGTTGGACCTGTCGATCACCGTCGAAGACGGCAGCAGTAGCAATTTCAGCTTCAGCATCACCGGCGGAGGAGCCACGTTTCAACTTGGACCTGATGCCACCAGCACACAGCAAGCTTCTCTGGGAATCGGCAGCGTTTCGACTGGAAAGCTGGGCGGCAGCTCTGGCCGCCTCTACGAACTAGGCAGCGGGCAATCGAAGTCGCTGACCAACGACGTCTACGGCGCGGCGAAAGTCATCGACGAAGTCATGCATAAAGTCGTCAACATGCGTGGGCGATTAGGATCGTTTCAAGCCACGACACTGCAAAGCAGCCTCGTCTCGCTCAACGAAACAAAAGCGAACCTGCAAGAAGCAGTGTCGTCGATCAGCGATGCTGACTTCGCCCAAGAATCCGCGAATCTAACTCGTGCGCAGATTCTCGTTCAATCTGGAACCAATGTGCTTTCACTTGCCAATCAAAACCCGCGAAACGTTCTGTCGCTACTCGGATAG
- a CDS encoding AI-2E family transporter, which produces MDHAAFSRRVLLASGIVLLVVATAGLLYVARNLLPLIFGSVLIAVVLNQLADLVGRWVPLDLSRTTRVGLVISTIAVVSCLTMYSFANSAAQKAAQFKDRIENSVQETFESVKQQPLVEDHLEEDAKLSSMMPSSGKSIGLAKNFFASAFGGMADFLILLILSIYFALSPDKYRVGAIRMLPTGWREKTSGLLSQSSTTLWRWMIGRLIAMALVGVVFGIGLAVIGVPMPLELGVFAGLVTFIPNIGGIAAVVPALLLASQQGSTALISVLVLYLVIQTIESYLITPMVQEHQVELPPAMVILAQIIGGLVFGFWGIVFATPMFAVSMLWIKQIYVEDWLES; this is translated from the coding sequence ATGGATCACGCCGCTTTTTCACGACGCGTTCTCTTGGCCAGCGGCATTGTTTTGCTGGTCGTTGCGACCGCGGGATTGCTCTACGTCGCTCGCAACTTGTTGCCGCTGATCTTTGGATCGGTGCTCATTGCGGTTGTTTTGAATCAATTGGCAGATCTCGTTGGGCGATGGGTTCCGCTGGATCTATCGCGTACCACACGAGTTGGTTTGGTGATCTCCACGATCGCGGTTGTGTCTTGTTTGACGATGTATTCGTTCGCGAACTCAGCGGCTCAGAAAGCGGCGCAGTTCAAAGACCGGATTGAGAATTCAGTCCAGGAAACTTTTGAATCGGTCAAGCAGCAACCGCTCGTTGAAGATCACCTCGAAGAAGATGCCAAGCTCAGTTCCATGATGCCTTCTTCTGGAAAATCCATTGGGTTGGCCAAGAACTTCTTTGCATCAGCGTTTGGTGGAATGGCGGACTTTTTGATCTTGTTGATCCTTTCGATTTACTTCGCTCTCAGTCCGGACAAATACCGAGTGGGTGCGATTCGGATGCTGCCAACCGGTTGGCGTGAGAAGACGTCGGGTCTGTTGTCTCAGTCGTCTACCACGTTGTGGCGCTGGATGATTGGTCGCTTGATTGCAATGGCATTGGTGGGAGTCGTATTTGGAATCGGGTTGGCTGTGATTGGCGTTCCAATGCCGCTGGAACTGGGCGTGTTCGCAGGCTTGGTAACCTTCATTCCCAACATCGGTGGCATCGCCGCCGTCGTGCCCGCGTTGTTGCTGGCATCGCAACAGGGATCGACCGCGCTCATTAGCGTTTTGGTCCTCTATCTGGTGATCCAAACGATCGAAAGCTACCTCATCACACCGATGGTTCAGGAACACCAAGTCGAGCTGCCACCCGCGATGGTGATTTTGGCGCAGATCATCGGAGGGTTGGTCTTTGGTTTCTGGGGGATCGTTTTCGCGACGCCGATGTTCGCGGTCAGCATGCTGTGGATCAAACAGATCTACGTGGAGGACTGGTTGGAAAGCTGA
- a CDS encoding mechanosensitive ion channel family protein: MKTDFQMSGESRWSDWAYKTIRYVFVLVVMLCISVAANRVSAQETSEAEPVEDTNAPAETVSVQNISDDDAIRDRLTKIFDSAKEAGWLSDAEVELQSGIVTIRGQADTEEHRQWAENVARKTEDVVAVINELSIDSAVDLASTREVVTKSLDSLWTDFLVRSPLLVAALFVVLVTSLLSKLASWIIHRLLDNRGMRTSLKDLVNQLSSIAIWIVGLLIATVVAFPGMTPSKALTVLGLGSVAIGFAFKDIFENFFAGILILWGYPFDRGDFITCGDLTGEVKQITIRNTLIRKLDGELAVVPNASLFKNNVDVLTSQPQRRVRIICGVAYDEDVDQSRDVIKQAVQSCETVQGKRTVEVFAKEFADSSINFEVAWWAGSKPLDIRRSRDEVVAAIKRDLDAAGIEIPFPYRTLTFKNPEHIGFKTTESVVENKGPGDHRSTPTEESES; this comes from the coding sequence ATGAAAACTGATTTCCAAATGAGTGGCGAGTCGCGTTGGAGTGACTGGGCATACAAGACGATTCGATACGTCTTCGTTCTAGTCGTCATGCTTTGCATCTCAGTTGCGGCGAATCGAGTTTCTGCGCAAGAAACGAGTGAAGCGGAACCGGTGGAAGACACCAACGCACCGGCCGAAACCGTTTCGGTGCAAAACATCAGCGACGACGATGCCATACGCGATCGGTTGACGAAGATCTTTGACTCGGCCAAAGAAGCAGGTTGGTTGTCCGACGCGGAAGTCGAACTGCAGAGCGGCATCGTGACAATTCGCGGGCAAGCCGACACGGAGGAACATCGTCAGTGGGCAGAAAATGTGGCTCGCAAAACCGAAGATGTTGTCGCGGTGATCAACGAGCTGTCCATTGACAGCGCCGTTGATCTCGCCTCGACGCGTGAGGTGGTAACCAAGTCATTGGACTCGCTGTGGACTGATTTTCTGGTTCGATCGCCACTCTTGGTTGCCGCGCTGTTCGTGGTGTTGGTGACTTCGTTGCTGTCGAAACTTGCGAGTTGGATTATTCATCGGCTGCTCGACAATCGAGGGATGCGTACCAGTCTGAAGGATCTGGTCAATCAATTGTCGTCGATTGCGATCTGGATCGTGGGATTGTTGATCGCGACGGTCGTCGCGTTTCCAGGGATGACTCCGTCCAAGGCATTGACCGTTTTGGGTTTGGGATCGGTTGCGATTGGTTTTGCCTTCAAAGACATCTTCGAGAATTTCTTCGCTGGTATCCTGATCCTTTGGGGATATCCGTTTGATCGCGGTGACTTCATCACATGTGGTGATCTGACAGGCGAGGTCAAGCAAATCACCATTCGCAACACGCTGATTCGAAAGCTGGATGGCGAGTTGGCCGTCGTGCCGAATGCATCGCTATTCAAGAACAATGTCGACGTGTTGACCAGTCAACCGCAGCGGCGAGTTCGCATCATTTGCGGTGTTGCCTACGACGAAGATGTCGACCAATCTCGGGATGTAATCAAGCAGGCGGTGCAGTCATGTGAGACGGTGCAAGGGAAGCGGACCGTGGAGGTTTTCGCCAAGGAGTTTGCTGACTCGAGCATCAATTTTGAGGTCGCTTGGTGGGCTGGATCCAAACCGCTGGATATCCGTCGAAGTCGCGATGAAGTCGTCGCAGCAATCAAGCGAGATTTGGACGCCGCCGGAATTGAAATTCCATTCCCGTATCGCACATTGACTTTTAAAAACCCTGAACACATTGGTTTCAAAACGACTGAGTCGGTTGTTGAGAACAAAGGTCCAGGCGATCACCGTTCCACTCCAACCGAAGAAAGTGAATCCTGA
- a CDS encoding DUF2254 domain-containing protein produces MKAYLQQLLYRIKGSYWFIPSLMVLSAIVLSQVTIWIDRTVGNAWLQQYWFTSMNQPDGARALLATVAGSMITVAGVTFSLTILAVSHATSHFGPRLLDNFMRDRGNQITLGTFVATFLYCLLVLRVVRGDAVPESWELSVEAFVPQLSLFVSLVLTIASVGELIYFIHHVPDSIHISTVLRRLAIDMSEKFDELYPETLGQALDEEQEVPSLSSDFLHTVRSDVTGYLQGIDDDELIQFAKEQSAVVRLIKRPGDFVRRSEIIAEVTRMTEWNEEHAKKVRHGFAIGYSRTPTQDVFFILNEFVEVATRALSPGVNDPFTAMQCIDWLSDGLVQLSQRKLPTRYRMDEQDELRIITTEVTRADFVQSMLWQLVPYVRNDRNASIYFIESMKRVIEISNCKPLNELIEEPIRDLEKALEDEN; encoded by the coding sequence ATGAAGGCCTACCTCCAACAACTACTGTATCGAATCAAAGGAAGCTATTGGTTCATTCCATCGCTGATGGTGCTGTCCGCCATCGTGCTTTCGCAGGTCACCATTTGGATTGATCGAACCGTCGGCAACGCTTGGTTGCAACAATACTGGTTCACATCAATGAACCAACCCGATGGAGCACGTGCGTTGCTGGCAACCGTCGCGGGATCCATGATCACTGTGGCGGGCGTGACATTTTCGCTAACGATCTTGGCGGTCTCGCACGCGACGTCGCACTTTGGTCCACGGTTGCTGGACAACTTCATGCGAGACCGTGGCAATCAGATCACGCTCGGTACCTTTGTGGCGACGTTTTTGTATTGCCTGTTAGTGCTGCGAGTCGTCCGGGGCGATGCCGTGCCGGAAAGTTGGGAATTATCGGTCGAGGCCTTTGTCCCGCAACTTTCGCTATTCGTGAGTCTCGTGCTGACGATTGCGAGCGTTGGTGAACTGATTTACTTCATCCACCATGTGCCCGACAGCATTCATATTTCGACGGTGCTGCGTCGTTTGGCGATCGACATGTCGGAGAAGTTCGATGAGCTGTATCCCGAGACACTTGGACAAGCGTTGGACGAAGAGCAAGAGGTTCCGAGTTTGTCCAGCGATTTTTTGCACACGGTTCGTTCCGATGTGACCGGCTATCTGCAAGGGATCGACGATGATGAACTGATCCAATTTGCAAAGGAGCAATCCGCGGTTGTGCGTTTGATCAAGCGTCCGGGCGATTTTGTTCGACGCAGCGAAATCATCGCCGAGGTGACTCGCATGACGGAATGGAATGAGGAACATGCGAAGAAAGTACGCCACGGTTTCGCGATCGGATATTCGCGAACGCCAACTCAGGATGTCTTTTTCATTTTGAATGAGTTTGTGGAAGTCGCGACGCGTGCGTTGTCGCCTGGTGTGAATGACCCGTTCACCGCAATGCAGTGTATCGACTGGTTGTCGGATGGATTGGTGCAGTTGTCGCAACGAAAGCTCCCGACCCGCTACCGAATGGATGAACAAGACGAATTGCGAATCATCACGACCGAGGTGACGCGTGCGGACTTCGTTCAGTCGATGCTTTGGCAATTGGTTCCGTATGTCAGAAACGATCGGAATGCGTCGATCTACTTCATCGAATCAATGAAACGCGTGATTGAAATCTCGAACTGCAAGCCGCTCAATGAGCTGATTGAAGAACCCATCCGCGATCTCGAAAAGGCCCTCGAAGATGAAAACTGA
- a CDS encoding mechanosensitive ion channel family protein has product MSRSIVCFRGLLFVLMLLGGVGARTAVAQDDTPTADDIAAEVTGDGQEGDKNAVQVADEVQVDPINSDQRIETRLQEIMEATGWFTDPEVKVDRGVAFLSGTSDTKSHRDWAEATAIKTSDVVAVVNRLKVAELPLWNFAPAIASLKQLGRETTGVLPLVLVALAVAILSYFLARVGAGLTRWFTRSRIDSSLLRQVVGNVVGVLIFIIGVYVALRVSGLTRLAVTLLGGTGLVGLALGFAFRDIAENYLASILISLNHPFRVGDLIEVEGAKGFVRKVTTRGTVLNTLDGNQIQMPNSTVYKGKIINYTATPLSRRDFTVGIGFEDSIVEAQEFVMSVLDDHIGVVNDPAPIAIVESLGSATVNLRVYYWFDQTTHSPLKVSSSVIRLVKQKLTEAGISMPDEARELVFPRGVPVQMVEQLPAAPPALPEKSQPAEEPTTSVGEGDLGAEQTEVLRATEDDETVEGEANLIA; this is encoded by the coding sequence ATGTCTCGATCGATTGTCTGTTTTCGCGGGTTGCTGTTTGTGCTTATGCTGCTTGGTGGTGTCGGTGCACGAACGGCAGTTGCCCAAGACGATACTCCCACGGCCGATGACATTGCCGCCGAGGTGACGGGTGATGGTCAAGAAGGCGACAAGAATGCCGTGCAGGTTGCAGACGAAGTGCAGGTTGATCCAATCAATAGTGATCAACGGATCGAGACTCGGTTGCAAGAGATCATGGAAGCGACCGGTTGGTTCACGGATCCGGAGGTGAAGGTTGATCGCGGTGTCGCTTTTCTAAGTGGAACCTCGGACACAAAGAGCCACCGGGATTGGGCGGAGGCGACCGCAATCAAAACATCGGACGTGGTCGCGGTCGTCAATCGATTGAAGGTGGCGGAGCTCCCGCTTTGGAATTTTGCACCGGCAATCGCTTCATTGAAACAGCTTGGCCGCGAAACAACCGGTGTGTTGCCGCTGGTATTGGTTGCTCTGGCAGTCGCGATTTTGTCTTACTTCCTTGCTCGCGTAGGCGCAGGACTGACACGCTGGTTCACTCGTTCGCGAATCGATAGTTCGCTTTTACGGCAAGTCGTTGGCAACGTTGTCGGGGTTTTGATCTTCATCATCGGTGTCTATGTCGCGTTGCGTGTGTCTGGGTTGACCAGGTTGGCGGTCACCTTGTTGGGCGGCACTGGATTGGTCGGTTTGGCGTTGGGTTTCGCTTTCCGCGACATCGCCGAAAACTACTTGGCCAGCATTCTGATATCGCTGAATCATCCTTTCCGCGTGGGTGACTTGATCGAAGTCGAGGGAGCCAAAGGTTTCGTCCGTAAAGTGACGACTCGGGGAACGGTGCTGAACACATTGGATGGCAACCAAATACAAATGCCAAACAGCACGGTCTACAAAGGCAAAATCATCAACTACACAGCAACACCGCTGAGTCGGCGCGACTTCACTGTCGGGATCGGGTTTGAAGATTCAATTGTGGAAGCCCAAGAATTTGTCATGTCGGTCCTGGACGATCACATTGGCGTGGTGAACGATCCGGCTCCGATCGCGATCGTTGAATCGCTCGGGTCCGCCACGGTGAACCTGCGAGTCTATTACTGGTTCGACCAAACGACTCATTCACCGTTGAAGGTAAGCAGCAGCGTGATTCGGCTGGTGAAACAGAAGCTGACCGAAGCTGGAATCAGTATGCCCGACGAGGCACGGGAATTGGTGTTCCCACGAGGCGTGCCGGTTCAAATGGTCGAGCAATTGCCAGCGGCACCGCCAGCTCTGCCCGAAAAGTCTCAGCCGGCCGAAGAGCCAACCACCTCCGTTGGCGAAGGTGACTTGGGTGCCGAGCAAACCGAAGTCTTGCGGGCAACGGAAGACGATGAAACGGTCGAGGGTGAGGCGAACCTGATTGCATGA
- a CDS encoding YheT family hydrolase, translating into MILERNAAINHEIPIFEIETMPDDETNREHRVTVAADQIEGIDSFQPHPLCRGGWLQTISVKWLNPQLSLDTRPDAIGISVPDDHTPPDELSGYYFPATDKRGDKPLVTVFHGMGGHALSRYMRSLGQRLNTNGYDVLLWNHRGAGRSASKCARFHHPGLTADVCHLTEHLKAERPEWTRNGLACVAFSLGANLLLKYLAESGADSDFNAAVSVSAPLDMEVTSKNLRTGSNYAFDQYLLNKQRDELLRSSAELTDEERSTLKSVSSVWELDDQFTAPRFGYDGAKDYYAENSAVDSMQSIRTPTLLLHAKDDPVVVPEVFEGIEWEKNDALYPMLCESGGHTGFFDQSRRRWHESATIAFFDSVL; encoded by the coding sequence ATGATCTTGGAGCGAAACGCTGCGATAAATCACGAGATTCCTATCTTCGAAATCGAAACAATGCCCGACGACGAAACAAACCGCGAACATCGCGTCACTGTGGCCGCGGATCAAATCGAGGGAATCGATTCCTTTCAGCCGCATCCGCTCTGCCGCGGTGGTTGGTTGCAAACGATCTCGGTGAAATGGCTGAATCCGCAACTCTCCTTGGACACTCGACCGGACGCGATTGGAATCTCCGTTCCTGACGACCACACTCCGCCGGATGAGCTGAGCGGTTATTACTTCCCCGCCACGGACAAACGAGGCGACAAGCCACTCGTCACCGTCTTTCATGGGATGGGTGGTCACGCGCTGAGTCGATACATGCGTTCGCTTGGCCAGCGACTCAACACCAACGGATACGACGTCTTGCTATGGAATCATCGTGGTGCGGGACGATCGGCTTCCAAGTGCGCTCGCTTTCATCATCCCGGGTTAACAGCCGATGTTTGCCATCTCACCGAGCACTTGAAAGCAGAACGACCAGAGTGGACGCGAAACGGCCTGGCATGTGTTGCGTTTTCGTTGGGCGCCAACTTGTTGCTAAAGTACTTGGCCGAATCGGGAGCTGATTCGGATTTCAATGCCGCGGTCAGCGTCTCCGCTCCCCTGGACATGGAAGTCACGTCAAAGAATCTGCGAACCGGATCAAATTACGCATTTGATCAATACCTACTGAACAAGCAACGCGATGAATTGCTGAGAAGTTCGGCTGAGCTAACAGACGAAGAACGATCCACTTTGAAGTCGGTCTCATCGGTTTGGGAACTCGACGATCAGTTCACCGCACCGCGTTTTGGATACGACGGTGCCAAAGATTACTACGCCGAGAACTCGGCAGTCGACTCCATGCAATCGATCCGCACTCCAACGTTGCTGCTGCATGCCAAAGACGATCCCGTCGTCGTTCCCGAGGTATTCGAAGGGATCGAATGGGAAAAGAACGACGCTCTTTACCCGATGCTTTGCGAATCCGGCGGCCACACAGGATTTTTCGACCAAAGCCGTCGACGATGGCACGAATCAGCCACGATTGCATTTTTCGACTCGGTCTTGTGA
- a CDS encoding TIGR03067 domain-containing protein: protein MPRYTMLAVLPCLLFASVVPAQADEHTQPMLKRLAGVWEVEEGMNQGEEIPEKELEGTIMKIEKNMIVTYDREQREVYRALFTLDETKKPVHIDMTTEMKGMPPMKSFGIIKMEEGDEFEICYALPGADRPKEFKSPKGSKVMLFEAERED, encoded by the coding sequence ATGCCACGCTACACAATGCTCGCTGTTTTGCCCTGCCTCCTGTTCGCGTCCGTTGTTCCGGCTCAGGCCGACGAACACACCCAGCCCATGCTGAAACGACTGGCGGGCGTCTGGGAAGTTGAGGAGGGAATGAACCAAGGCGAGGAGATTCCTGAAAAGGAACTGGAAGGAACGATCATGAAAATCGAGAAGAACATGATCGTCACCTACGATCGAGAACAACGCGAAGTCTATCGCGCCCTGTTCACGCTCGACGAAACCAAGAAGCCCGTTCACATTGACATGACGACCGAGATGAAAGGGATGCCTCCCATGAAGTCGTTCGGGATTATCAAGATGGAAGAAGGCGATGAATTTGAAATTTGTTACGCATTGCCCGGCGCAGATCGTCCAAAGGAGTTCAAGTCTCCCAAGGGCAGCAAGGTGATGTTGTTTGAAGCCGAACGTGAAGACTGA